One Ananas comosus cultivar F153 linkage group 1, ASM154086v1, whole genome shotgun sequence DNA window includes the following coding sequences:
- the LOC109719404 gene encoding eukaryotic translation initiation factor 5B translates to MEEGAKKAKGEAEEEIARAMRARVSHFKEQADSLTLEGVRRILEKDLGKEAFSLDVHKRFIKKCLDECFYGAEDEKLSETSGKVKATAAQTVKEGSEALQLKTDSSGLEEKIDGSSALDGNVPAEHESGNSQAAEFHGLNEDVVKKALKKRTTYIRDNLERITLQEVRRILEDDLKLKKKALDAYKSFISKELDELIQSCEGVVESTNGVKKSSKKCSQNVDEEDTSKGRKRVHQESDSSDVDDTHSADEELDNEKRLKKEAQKIKVSTKGIKRQKPAEKDLDRSLEEDGRNSSEDGHSHSSTEEKVKNKREKATQVYGKQVEHLKLIIKSCGMSVPPSVYKRVKQAPESKREEYLIKELEEMLEKEGLSSNPTEKEIKAVKKRKERARELEGIDLSNIVTSSRRRSSINYIPLPKPRIEVESDDDEEEEDEDEDEDDEDGDDNEKDTDNGGNNGGDSSEDVEDESD, encoded by the exons ATGGAGGAGGGGGCGAAGAAGGCGAAGGGAGAGGCAGAGGAGGAGATAGCGAGGGCGATGCGGGCGCGAGTGAGCCACTTCAAAGAGCAGGCTGA CTCGTTGACTCTTGAAGGTGTCCGAAGAATACTAGAGAAGGATTTGGGAAAGGAGGCTTTCTCTCTAGATGTTCATAAACGGTTTATTAAGAAATGTTTGGATGAG TGCTTTTATGGTGCTGAAGATGAGAAGCTGTCTGAAACTTCAGGAAAGGTCAAAGCAACGGCTGCTCAAACTGTCAAAGAAGGATCTGAAGCCTTGCAGTTAAAAACTGATAGCAGTGGCCTCGAAGAGAAGATAGACGGATCTTCTGCTTTGGATGGAAATGTACCAGCAGAGCATGAAAGTGGAAATAGTCAAGCTGCTGAATTTCATGGCCTCAATGAGGACGTGGTaaagaaggctctgaaaaagagAACTACTTACATAAGAGATAATTTAGA GCGTATTACTTTACAGGAAGTTCGTAGGATTTTGGAAGATGATCTCAAACTAAAGAAGAAAGCTCTTGATGCCTATAAAAGTTTTATTAGCAAAGAATTAGATGAA CTCATACAATCATGTGAAGGAGTTGTCGAATCCACAAATGGGGTGAAGAAGAGCAGTAAGAAGTGTTCGCAAAATGTGGATGAAGAAGATACTAGCAAAGGCCGAAAAAGAGTGCATCAAGAATCAGATTCTTCTGATGTTGATGATACGCATAGTGCGGATGAAGAACTTGATAATGAGAAAAGGCTGAAAAAGGAGGctcaaaaaattaaagtaagcACCAAAGGTATAAAAAGGCAAAAGCCAGCAGAAAAGGATTTAGATCGCAGTTTAGAAGAAGATGGAAGAAACTCTTCTGAAGATGGTCATTCTCATTCATCCACCGAGGAGAAAGTGAAG AATAAACGAGAAAAGGCCACTCAAGTATATGGGAAACAAGTAGAGCATCTAAAGTTGATAATTAAATCTTGTGGAATGAG TGTCCCTCCATCAGTTTATAAGAGGGTCAAACAAGCTCCTGAAAGCAAGCGTGAGGAGTACCTGATAAAGGAGTTAGAAGAGATGCTTGAAAAGGAAGGGCTGTCAAGTAATCCTACTGAAAAAG AGATTAAGGCTGtcaaaaagagaaaggaaagagcaAGAGAACTCGAAGGCATTGATCTAAGCAATATTGTCACCAGTTCGCGCCGAAGATCTTCAATCAATTACATACCTCTACCAAAGCCTAGAATAGAAGTTGAgagtgatgatgatgaagaagaggaagatgaagatgaagatgaagatgatgaggaTGGTGATGACAATGAAAAGGATACAGATAATGGCGGTAACAATGGTGGAGATTCGAGTGAAG